The sequence GTTGTTCGAAGTCATTTGATTCATTCAATGCCACTGTGAAATTTAAATAGTTGTTGCTTGCACTGTTTTCATCCAGCTGGAATTTGTTTTCCGATATTCTCCCACACTTGGGGATCAGTGTGGGAGAGACTTTGAAAGCCAAACGAGGTGAACTGGAATTCTCATGTGGAAGCTTGAACACACAGGAAGGAGATTAGGTAACCTGTGCTGCTGTAGAAAGCCAGCTTGGTGGTGGTGTGAAATTTCTGGATGAGGAACTGGGAAAGGGATATTCTGTCATCCGTGTTGAGGGATTCGTTGCCTTTCTTCCAGTAAAGCATCAGGTCATCGTCCGTGTACGCATCTGTGGAAAGGGGCAGGCAATTAAAAACTTCAACCCTGCGATCATTTAGGTCAATATTTCTTTTGTGCACTTTATCCAGCGGCATCAGATGCTGCAGAACACAAGATGAAAAGGAGTTTTCGTTTTCATCTGGGCATAGCTTTTGGGAGTCTGTTGTCAAGATGTGAAAGATGCAATGATGAATCCGCTCACAGCTTTCAATCTCCAGAGAACACGTCTGGGTATCCAGAGGGAAGCGGCTGAGGTCCATATTGCACATGGCGGTAACCGTGaccctaaaagaaaaaaatatttcatatactgagcaacatctttttttaaaatgatgagccttcaattattcattcacagACTGTATTATATATCACTCCACATTGTGACGAAATGAATAATATCATATTTGTCTCATATTGTGATTATTACATAATGACAGGTTCAAGGTGCCCTTCCCTTGCAGTAGCAACCTTCAACTTTTATTTATTCGTATGCTGcagtttccatttccaattcaaTTTCATCCCCGCTGTGATTCGGGGGAATAGTTTTTCTGTAGTTGACCATCTTTTCACACAAAAACGTTCAtgaataataaaacatttttgtgtgtaGGAAGTTGCAAAGATGACAGAGATGGATATTTTTCCTTTTAAATGTAAAATTTCAGGAAAGGAAATTGTTTACCGTCCGCTGTGTTTACCTGAGACTGTACAGCACGTTGCCATCAGGATAAACCCTCAGCATGACATTGTCGGTGGTGGTGTCATGGATGAAAGAGCGCTTTGAATGCACAAAGAACATATCCGGGACCCAAATTTTCTTCACCAGGCGACTGTCAAAAGTCATGCTCTGGTTGTTGGTGCTTGGAAAGGACAGTCTCTCGTCCTTCCAGTAGTGACGAAGATAAAGTGTCATGGTGAAGTCCTGGAAAGAAAAATGTACTCCTGCATAGCAAAGTGCTGACCCTGTGACTTAAGCAGtagttggttttttttgctcACCATATCCACTTCAGAGATGGTGTCCAAACTTTCGACTTGAACATCTACTCCGACTGGAATGGGAGGACCTAAAGTAAAAAATGATAGTGACACAGTGATACTAAGTTTACACAGATGGCTTTTACTTTCATAGTCACTTATCAAAACATATTTAGTGTCAACGCAAATCAGTCTGGCTGTGGGATTCGAGTCCATGTGACCTATTTCCGCTTTGAGACTCCACAGCAACATCCTCCGATAAGTGCGCGAACACAATTAGGTCGCAACAATGGATCAAAGTTGATGCAGCGGCAGGATGAAATCCCGCTTGTGCTTGCATTTTTAGAGGATGTGCAGTTGAAGTATGAAGCGGGggaaaatatttgtattataatatttatatttgaatAAGATGAATACTACTACTGCATGCTGACAGTAGTTTTTCTTTGAAAGTTTGTAGAATCCACAAAATGTACAAACAAttgaataagtaaataaataaataaataaataaataaataaataaataaataaataaataaataaataaataaataaataaataaataaataaataaataaattgtgacTTCTACTTACTATGTTACTTTTTTCTAATTCATGACGCATTTTTTTGGACTGTTGAGACTTACTCCGGAGGAATTTAgtacaaaaaaagatttgtgtATATATTCCAGTGTCAATCTAAACTAAACATTATTTTCTTTGTAAAGGAATAATTCTCCTCCGTGAGAGCTCATTATTAAGGTGACTACTGAGTGTACATTCGCATAAGCTTGTTTATCCCACAAATACATTTTAGTCAAGAACTCTTGAAATCCTCTTTCTACTCAGCACTAGGAGAGACGAGATAGTACAAAGAGCTCAGCTATGGCTGCACTACCTGCTTTGATAAACTACTCGAGCTCGGCTTATAAAGAAACTGGCCCGACTAAGTGACAGCACAGCACTTATGGCTTCAAGCAAGCCAtaaatatatcttttttatttgcacTACTCAAAGCTAAAAGTCATTAAACACATCTCTTGGCTGACCTCCAAACGCTGGCCTCATGGTGAAATCGTGGTCGTCTATCCTGAGAAGCTGCTCCGATTTAGTCATCAGAGATTTTGTCAAGTCAGGGCTTCTTTTGTAGATTGGGCTGCGGAAAGAAACATATTTGAAGTAGGCCATTTGGCTACATTGCTTGGATTTATTGTGAAGGAAATCAATTAATGGGCTCCTTGTTATGCGTTTGCTATTACTTTGGATGGGATGTGATCATCTCTACATGCTCTGAACTACTGTTTTCATTCCAGTGTAATGAGCAGAATAATGTTATGCCATAGTGGATGGCTGCATGGATATGGCAGCTCCATTAACAGTCAATTGAGCGAATAATGATTCCTCTTGCTGTATAATGAAATGTATTTCTAGTGTTTACATTTAGCAGAAactgaagataaataaaatgcCTCTTTGCAATACCAAAATAAATAGATTTCCTCACCTTCCGGTTTTGTAACCTGAACCATCCATTCTTGTTTCTCTTCGGGACCTGATCATTGACATGAAATAAGAAATATTAGAATGACAGAAAGTAGACTGGACTTTAGTTTGATTTTGGTGAATTTGACCaatgtcatcatttttttattttattttacaaaaacctGAACAGGGTGTGTCAACTTTTACTATCCACTATATGTACTCAAACAGGCTTACAAGAGCATACATTTCTTTAAGCAGCTCTCGATTACATCACAAAGGCTTCCATCAGTCACACATGGGCCAAGAGGGCATCATCTCATCATTGCCTCCAAGTTGAGTGAAGTCATGTCTTCTCTGATGTCACTCCTCCAGAGGCGTGCCTTCAATACGTTCATGGCTTAACCGGCTTTCGTCAGACCACATGCGGCACGAGGGCGAGGGAGAAAGAGATGAGTTTCCAAACCCCCCCAAAATGGATTAATGGAGTAGAGCATGttgtgacagacagacagagacaaatCCCTCTGACAAGCACAGACGAACATAAAGACGACGGCACAGAAGCAGatgcaaagaaagaaaacgagatgggagggagggaggagggaaaGGAAATAAGGGCAAATCATGGGTGCTGGCTACACACATGGCCGATGGGTGCTACTCGTCTGCTTGCATCCAGCAGCTGGTTCCTAATCCTCTTGGCAGAAATGACGCTCCAATCCCCTCTCGGACTGTCATCAGAGCACAGCCGACCGCCTGTCTGCACTTCGCTTTACCTCGCAGCGCACTCAGTTGTAGGCCTACTTAATCAATCTCCAAGAGCCCCCCGTGTTTTCAATTTGAATCGCACAAGTGAACGTCAGGGAAGATTTCTCCACGAGGAATCTAACAGGAAACACACCCACAATACAGCAGCAGCGTGTTTGTGTGATTTCACACAGAAATAAGAGATGATTACCACTTTGGGGAGGATTGTGTACCTAAGTCGAAAAACGTGCGTAACTTCAGAACATGCGGCATCTGAAGGAGAAAGTTAATTCCGCTTTGGTACCCACCGATTAGTGTTTTGCAGTTTTTTCATATTTGTGTTTTGgaaaggttttgttttttttgggtcagAAACCAATGTTTTTGTGAAACTATGCATATTCTACTGCTGATTGTTAAGTAATGATCTTTAATATGGAAATACATTTAGTCATACTTATTAATTAAAAGATAGGTTCAGCAACAAGTGGAATTATTTTCTGCAAGCATTTGCAGATCAAACTTAAATATGTCAAAAACCTGACATGCTAGAAAAAGAGTTAAGACATTTTTTAATTAAGCGTAAAAATACGTCTCGAGACACATCAAGCCCTCTCTCATTAGAATTTGCTTTGACGAGTTTCATGGTTAAAGCAACAAtacatttcaaacaaaaaataaaccccaACGCAAAATAGCTGCCCGAAAGACAAAAGTAAGGATTTGAGAAGAAAACGACAAGGATGCTTGCAGGGATTACTGCTTTCAATCACGTTGGCGTCCATGACTGTTCTCCCCGTTCTAGTTGACAACCACCAATCAGCCGTGAGATGATTAGCGACAAAATGGTGCACACTCGCAGCCCAAATGACCTGAGGCGTGTTCGTTCTGGCTGATGATGCTTAGCTGTTTAATGTCTCCAACTGAGCTCTTAACATCTGGACAAATGATAGAGAATCTAAAGGCGGCAGGATTATATGATACAGAGCGACTGGCTTTGCTGTCAATAGACTTGTGACTTTTGCAATGGTCTTATTATCCTCAACAGAAAGCAATCACAAGTTCATTGCGCCCACCAGTCAGCCAAGAATGTATTCAAGAAGAGACTAATCGCAAAAGAGACAAGGTGACTGCTTGTGtctgcaaattgtttttttcgTTTTAACCGTCAAAAACAGCCCAGCTACTATTATAGCAACTCTTTTAAtccaccttttatttttttaatgaagtcaTAAATTAATGATGAAACAGAATCCTTTAGCAGTGCCTCTGCTAAAAACAAATGTCTCGAATGTATAATTAAAGTTGCAACAATTCAATTAACGTGTTCAGATGCCTTTTTCCTTTTTGTGGAGGGGGAGGGCATTCTTAAGTAGCctaattgtatttatatttaaattatAATTCctctgatgttttattttttgttctgttttgttttgaattattGTATGATGGACTGAGTGAGCACAGTTTCAGTTTTGCCACCTCTGCTTTGCTTTTGATAGCTACTCTAATTAATTAATCAGGAAGTATTTTCTGCGTATGCCATgctattggctggcaaccagtttggGATGTAACCTGCTTcttacccaaagtcagctgggatcaaCTCCAGCTACCCGGCAACCTTAATTAGGACACGCAGTaaagaaaatggacggatgagAGCATGGATTGTTTTATTGATTTTGAAGTCACTTTGGCGTAAATATAGATCACATTTGTgactattttttcccccctcagcaTTTAGAGTCTAAACGCTTGCTAAAGACTTTTAACCATTGGGTTATAACGAGAAATCTAAATTGTATATCTGGTCAGCCCCAGGTGACAAAATGATTCGCTCGCCTGCGGCGGTTGTGGGGCAAAACAACTCGTCGGTGGTTCATAAATAGAAGTAGGGATTTAGGTCTCCCTTGCGCTCCAATCTggtgtatgaaaaaaaaaaaaatcccaaacggGAGGGGCGAGGTAGCACACAGGTGACTCAGGAAACGCCGGCCCACATCCTGTCAATCTAACCTGATGAACTCCTTTTCAAACACGCGCAGTATAAAGCGACTGAAGCGACACGCGCGCACGCTTTGTTGCATTCCCACGTTTGTACCTGCTTTGCGTAAAGGTCTCCAGCTTGTGACCCCGAGACTGAGCCATCTTTCCGGCAGCGCCTGCCAGGCAGGCGAAGATGAAGAACACAAGCACAGTATCCACCCGCATGGCTCACATTCCCCGGAGAACGgacctctctctctttcgctctctctccaGACAGTCAGAACGTGCTCCTCTCTCGGGCTCCAACTACTTCCTCAGGCATTCCCTCAGCCAGCACCTGAGCTCCAACGTTGAAagagagaagggaaaaaaaaggaggaaaaaaagcaaagccaAACTGGTTTATTCTACGGCCCGGGTGGAAAACATCCTATGTCCTCCGGTGCTTAATCTCCACAGTGGGAAAAGCAATTTTGACTAAACCCATAAATCCTTGAGCGTCAGATGGTGCAGATTTGATCCCTGCAGCGAGCGGCGGATGTGCCTGCCTCTCTGCTGCACTCACTGATGTGTGCTCTCGACTCGACTTTGCGCCGCCCAGAAGAACCAATTCCCACAATGATGCAGCGTGCTCATTTGTAAGGTCAACGCTTTGGAGATGCAGACTCACAGAGGCTGGCATTTTGGAGGGGTGGCCTGAGTTACATGCAAAAGGCTAGTTAACTCCTTGTGAGCCTGTCACGACAAAAACCCATTCAACCTTTTTTTATACTATGCCAAAGGACAATTCAGACAACACATGAGATCATACACGGGAACGCTGGAGCCCAGATTGGAACCCCTAACCTCAGAACTGAAGGGTAAACCACTtaatcaccatgacaaaaatGTGCCAGAAAATGAACAATGCAGTGAATGCCATTCATGTTTCTGTCATAATTGGATGTCGGTGTCGTTATTTCCATGACACAAAGGTCAAAGCCAAAGCGAGGGCATTTAGGTGAGATAAagcagcaataaaatgaaataaaagatgGAGATGTGgaatgctaaaaaaaacaacaacacctgtTTAGAACATTCCACAAGTCAATTGGATATTAAAGGAACATCCTCAAAAGGGTCATTTTGGCGCTTGAACacgacaaaaaaacaacattgtcaTTTGACGGTAACTGCTTCTCTGGGTTCACGATTAtctaagatggatggatggaagtaaaGTGGCAAAGGGTCCTGCGCTCTGACGATTCCACATTTTGGAAATCATTGATGTTGCGTCAAAGAGGAAAAGAACAATGCGTTTTATCAGCAACACGTTCAATAGATATCATCTATGATGGTATGGGCGAGTGATAATGCCTTTGGCTTGGGTAAAATATTCTGAGGGCGTGCCAGTTTTTCAGATCTGACATCCACTGAAATTGTCCCATTCGATCACAGTTATGCATCTGGAAAGACTAATTGAAAAGTCTCCCACGCTGCCACCACAGATATTATTTATTTCTCTCGTTTTTTTATCTCCCCATATAGACGGTTGGATTAGAAAAACTGATTCTGAATTAGAGTGACTCACTGTGGCAATCCCTTGATGGGACAAGCCACAGGTcactttctttttaaaaatgaggattattatttttcatcACAATAAACAAATTTTACATATGCATTCTAATATGGTCTTTTGCATGATCTAAAAGTAGTCTGGTCCATCTGTCCattgaaacaaacaaagaaaaaacctaATCTGGCCCTTGAGCCAAAAACAGATTAATTGGTTATTACTGAATAGGTCAAACGAGGGCGCTAATTCTGCCTTTCAATGTTGTTGGTGGACAAATATTTCCTCTACTTTCACCCAAAtactattttttaatttatatttgtaATAAAATGTTATCAGTAAAGGTAATTATTTCAGAAACCATAACATAAAACTTGATCATCACAGTGGTGAAACATGATGTGACAGTTGACTCTTAACTTTGACACATGAATGTTGTTGtgcctaaaaaataaaaataaaacaaatgtatacGTAAATGTCACTATAGTCGAGGATCATAACAGATTATAACATAACAGTTGTTTTGGGGAGGAAGCGTCATGTGTCATGTGGGCCCCAGGTAGCCAATCAAATTCCAAAACTATAATAAATGTCTCATTTTTGACTTACAGGCACATGTTACAACTATGTTACCACTAGTTAAGGCACCATTGGGAATGCTTATCACCAAACAGATTTTGAAATTTAatttaagaatttttttttagaaaaaaacgtCACGGGAATAAGTTAAAAGAAGTTTGCCTGACAGTCTAAATTTGGGGTGGATTTTAATTACTTGCGATTGGTTGGCAGCGCGCTGGCGGGGTTTTGCAGTTTCCTAACAGAAAGACAACACATAATCGTGTCAAACGGCGATGTTTATTAGCACCAGTACCAGTTTGCGATCAGCCATGTAAACTACCGGCAACGATGTTTTTTAATGGGAAATACGCGTAAAAGTGTCTGTCACTCAGTcacaattagttttttttcccgACGCAACACATACAGCTGAGCGCGCTCCACCAAGATCAGTCAGTCATTTGCTAGCAAGTTAGTAGCTGGCTTGCCTTGCTGAAACTTCAGGATGAGTTTTTCTCGGGAGAAAAAGTGTAAGTGTTCTCTTGATCGATCTGCAGGTTTGCTTTTTGCAGTGATTGTTACGTTCCTGATGTTGTCATTGCTGGCGATTGTTGTTGTGCAGTGTTGGAGAAAGCGAAAAGCAAAGCCCAAGACAGCAATAACATAAAAGAAGAGGCTTACATCTGCAATCAGCTTGGAGAGCTGCTTTCAAGAAACGGTAAGTGCACGATTTCTTTTTAACCTTGCTTCACGGATATAGATCACCACAATATCGAGTGCAAAAGTTTCGTCTAAGTTGAATTGTTTCCAAAACATCGCATGCTGGTGGTAAAGGTGCTATATGAATCTAAGTAGTTAATAATTATGATAACAAGCATAATAATCAGAATAATCATATCCACTTTTGTTGCGTGCATTTATTGAGAGGAATATTGTTTTGTACAAATTCATGTATGAAATATTGGAACAATTAAGtatactatatatttttaataattcAGTGCTCAATTAGTTGTTTTGGTgtgattaaattaaaattaaatgaattattattatttgtgggGGGTTCTTTCATCTAGGTGACTATGAAGCTGCTATTGAGGAGCACCAGCAGGAGTTGTCTTTGTCTGAAGTGTTAAACGACGTAATTGGACGCGCCGTGGCAAATCGTAAGATCGGAGAGTGCTATGCAGAGCTGGGGAACATCGAGACTGCACTTAAAGTGAGTCCATGtacattaaatataaatattcacTTGCAAATAGAATCTCGAGACCACACTTAAATGTGTTAATTGCATTGTTGTCTTGTGTAGCATCAGCGCCTTCACCTGGACTTGGCTCGCTCTGTTGGAGATCACACCGAGGAGCAGCGGGCGCTCGCCACAATAGGACGGACTTACCTCTTCTGTTTCGAATCTGATCAGTCGAGGAAAAGTCTCAAAGAAGCAGAAGATGCTTTCAGAAAGAGCCTCAATATTGTAGATGATCTTCAAGGTGTGAACCTGCTGCTGCTCTCCGCTCCttttgtttataaaaaaaataataataacgtaATCTTTACCTgcccttgtgtgttttttttaagggaCAGTACCAGAGCGAGAGATTCATGAAATGAAAGCTCGACTTTTCCTTAATCTTGGTTTGGTTTATGACCACCTGGGAGAGCCCGAACGCTGCAGCGAGTTCATCCGACGTAGTGTCTTCATTGCAGAGTAAGAGCTGAGAGTCTGTAATCTCAACAGTCAACAATTATCTTGCTGTTAACTCTCTTCTTTTTTGCTCTTAAAAAAGGAAGAGTGGGCTGCTCGAGGATCTCTATCGGGCAAATTACAACCTGGGCAACATCTTCTTCCGCAACGGCCAGCACTCCAACTCGGTTCGGTGCCTTGAGCAGGCCAAAGAATGTGCCCGAAAGATGAAGGACAAGTTCAGCGAAAGCGAGTGCTTCCACTGCATCGGCAAGGTGACAACTTGAAAGGGATAATAAAATGGGGCGATTAAAATTCAACAATTCTTTTtctacctttttttgttttcttaacacGCAGGTCCAGCTTTCTTTGGGTGATTTTGTAGCTGCAAGACGATCCCTTAAAAAAGCCCTCTTGTTGGGTTCACAGCAGCAACAGGACAAACAGGCAATGAAGAAAATGTTTAAATATGGTAATGGagctcactttttctttttttatatactgcATTCAATTTATTGTGTGTAAAAGTGTTAAACCATTATTTGTTTATGACTGTTCTTGAAATGCTATTAACAATATACATTGCATTTAACTGTTGTTTGACTTGTGAcacttattttaaaaaatcactCCCATAGCCGACCGGGGTTTTAAGCTCGAAGAGGAGTTGGGGGAAAATCAAGCCAGAAAACTAAGCTCCCATGAGGCCATAGGGCTGGCGGAACAGCTCGGAGATCTCTACTGTAAGGTCGGCTGCTTTCACAAAGCCCTGGATGCATATCGAGCTcaggtgatttttcttttttctgcacGTTTCAGTTAATCCCATTTTAAATGTGATCAATAAATGGACTTTTTAAATGAATGCATCCGGATTTTAAATGAATGCTAATTAATTAGCTTAAAGGAGCTGAGGATTTGGGGAAGCCAGCACGCGAGTTGGCGGTCATCCACGTGTCTCTGGCCGCCACCTTCACTGACCTACGGCGGCACAGCGAGGCCGTGCATCACTACAAGCAGGAGCTGGCGTTACGGCAGGGCAGCCCGGCCGAGGTAATCCGATTGATTTGGGAAGATTTCTCGTTCGCACGTCAACCCTCATCTGTGCGTGTGTCAGGAATGTAGCACTTGGTTAAACATCGCAGCGGCACAGGAGGAGAGTGGCAGTGCCCCTGAGGATCAAGACAGCAGCTATAATGCGGCGTTTCGCTGCGCTCACATGTGTGGGCAGGCCAGGTTACAGGTTAGTAGGCCTCTTCATGCGGGAGAATCTCGGAATCTCTGATTAACTCTGGATCAACTTCCCATTACTGACCACAAAATATTAGACACTCAATCCACTGGTTACAGTCAGGTTTTTCACTGAATTAATCCAGGACTGTCTTTAAATCAATTGTTGATTTAATTGTGTTCTGCCTTTGAATTGATTCTGAACCATCGGTTACTATGCTCATCCTTGTCACATTTTAAAGACAGCCAAGATGAGTCCAGTCACAGAAAAAGACATGGCACCCACCCCTATTCCAACTGCAGTTTAGGATCCGTGTTCCCATGGTAGCAGACAGCCTTTACATCAGGATTGTGCGCCTTtgtagacttttttttggtGATGACATTCATTTCTGAAGACTCTTGCACTGATAGCTGCTTCTGATATTTTGGTAGTTGTTTAGCTGCGGGGAGCATGGAACTCTTTCTAAATGTGCATGTGCATCCCTCCCTTGCAGAAGCGTGTTTTGAGGCTATGGTTGGCAGCCCAAAAGCGAAAGGACTCGTCAGACGCAAATGACACCGAAGCTAAATTGCTGGAGCTGTGTGCTTCTAATGGTTGGACCCCAGATGGGAGTGATGGAGAGGAGGATGTAGAGGAGGAAATGGACTACAGTGAACCACTGGATGATAGTGATGTTGCACTCTCAGACTCAGGTTGGCCTGTTCAGATCCCCCCAACACTCCTAAATTGGCCTCTAAATGTCTGGAATTGTTTCCAGATGACGACCTGGAGGGATATGACAAGATGGTATCCGGAAGGAGGAAAGCAGGACGGGTGAGAGAGAAGAAGCGTTATTTCTCTCCCACAACTTCAGTGATCAATTTCTTCCGCACTCTTTCTTTCTGCAGTGGAACAAGAGGAACGAGAAGGGTGAGACGTCCCTCCATAGGGCATGCATAGACGGCAATTTGAAGCAAGTCCAGTACCTGGTAGAACAGGTGAGTCCAAGAAAAATCTAACTTTTTTATGAATGCAGTCATAGCATGACCTTCGTTACCATAGCAACAAACCATTGCGAGTCATAATTTATGTTTAGCGTTacttatttagacttgatgCATAACGTGAGCTCAAACTAGAGATACGAACCAAACCGTGAATTTTACTAACCGTTCCAACGCTATCAGGGCCACCCAGTGAACCCCAGAGACTACTGCGGTTGGACTCCCCTGCACGAGGCCTGCAACCACGGTCACTATGGTAAGTCATATAATTGCCGTACTCTATATATTTCTTTGAAAGAATGCCAGCCCACCGTCTCTGCCTCCTTCATTTTCATCCAGACCTCGTGGCCGTGCTGCTGGACCACGGCGCCAACATAAACGACCAGGGTGGCAACTTGTGTGAGGGCGTGACACCTCTCCATGACGCCCTGACCTGCGGCAATTTCCCGGTGGCCAGACTCCTGGTGGAACGAGGGGCCTCCATCAACCTCCGCAACGCTAAGGTACGTTTGTGTTCTTGTGTACTCGTCGCTGTGTGTGAATATGAGTCACTCACATAAAACCTTGACCCATCTGTCAGGGTGATACTGCACTGCACACACTCCGTCATTGGCAGAGGACATACAAAAAGGAGCTAGACCATGAGGCCAAGCAAGAGTGTGCCGCTACAGAGCGACTTCTAAAGAAGGCGATGTCAGGAGGaggtaattcattttttttgcatccagcCAAAACATTCTCTTAAATCA is a genomic window of Syngnathus typhle isolate RoL2023-S1 ecotype Sweden linkage group LG16, RoL_Styp_1.0, whole genome shotgun sequence containing:
- the LOC133169755 gene encoding gamma-aminobutyric acid receptor subunit rho-1-like, yielding MRVDTVLVFFIFACLAGAAGKMAQSRGHKLETFTQSRSRRETRMDGSGYKTGSPIYKRSPDLTKSLMTKSEQLLRIDDHDFTMRPAFGGPPIPVGVDVQVESLDTISEVDMDFTMTLYLRHYWKDERLSFPSTNNQSMTFDSRLVKKIWVPDMFFVHSKRSFIHDTTTDNVMLRVYPDGNVLYSLRVTVTAMCNMDLSRFPLDTQTCSLEIESYAYTDDDLMLYWKKGNESLNTDDRISLSQFLIQKFHTTTKLAFYSSTGWYNRLYIHFTLRRHIFFFLLQTYFPATLMVMLSWVSFWIDRRAVPARVPLGITTVLTMSTIITGVNASMPRVSYIKAVDIYLWVSFVFVFLSVIEYAAVNYLSTVQERKERKLRERLPCTCGIGNPDDMMIDPQITGYGSMDINTTGNYGMPENGGRQDQILAQVALNDPQLTGQVKGSRGYVNIWIDTHAIDKYSRVVFPGAYILFNIIYWSIYS